A segment of the Nostoc sp. TCL26-01 genome:
GTTTGCAAGCAATGCGCGTGGCTTCTTTGTAACGATACTGATCGGCATGATTAAAATAAAAGCAGTCTAAAAAAGGCATTTTGGCTTCATTGACTGGAACCATACCGACAAATAGCACAGGACATAGTTGCTGTGCTTGGTCTAGTAGAGAAGCCATTTCTGATGCAAATACAGCAATATCTGTATAGTTACGTCCATTGGGACGAGCTAACCGGGCTGAATCATTAACTCCAACAGAGAGGATAATTAAGTCAGGGACTTGATTTCGCAATTCGCCACGATGGCGAAATTCTACTTCTAGCCTTTGGGCTACTTGCTGAGTGCGATCGCCTCTTACTCCCAAATTATACAGGACGTGACCAGAGCTATTGGGTAACATCCACCTGCGCCGCAATTGCTCG
Coding sequences within it:
- a CDS encoding GDSL-type esterase/lipase family protein, translating into MQTFPVHSSMQLSLAPKPCQPLKIIALGDSLVYGFGDPETGGWVEQLRRRWMLPNSSGHVLYNLGVRGDRTQQVAQRLEVEFRHRGELRNQVPDLIILSVGVNDSARLARPNGRNYTDIAVFASEMASLLDQAQQLCPVLFVGMVPVNEAKMPFLDCFYFNHADQYRYKEATRIACKQRQIPYLDIFDQWIVRGEAWRNQRLSEDGLHPNTLGYQALLEDVMNWEPLAAYHAPSAYQLT